The following coding sequences are from one Nicotiana tabacum cultivar K326 chromosome 1, ASM71507v2, whole genome shotgun sequence window:
- the LOC107801753 gene encoding subtilisin-like protease SBT5.4: MSSPKISILFLFLILFSLRTTTASATKKSYVVYMGSHSHGSALTRAILQRVSDFHINFLAAFLGGKDKAKESIFYSYRRRINGFAADLEEKFVALIQLHPKVISVFPNERRELHTFHSWDFLSLEDNGVVTSGSLWEKAKFGQDIIIGNLDTGVWPENPSFNDEGYGPIPSRWKGECQNDDKVPFSCNRKLIGARYFHKGYDDLRGNNNTSNIPNSPRDTEGHGTHTLSTAAGNFAPKASVIGVYNGTAKGGAPKARVAAYKVCWPAKQGGGCFDADILKAFDFAIDDGVDVISASVGGKPRPYFRDAAAIGAFHAMKEGIVVVTSAGNSGPMLSTVGNIAPWMITVGASTIDREFESNVKLQNGLTIKGTSISYPLPEEKFYPLINGEQAKTANATVGDAKLCKQATLDASKVKGRILVCLRGNNTRVDKGHQAVMGGAVGMILCNDQTSGNDIIADVHLLPASHITYNDGLAVFAYINSTNNAMGSITAPKATLGIKPAPTMASFSSRGPNLITPAILKPDITAPGVNIIAAYTEGNNPSNEVFDNRRTAYNVMSGTSMSCPHVSGIVGLLKAIHPDWSPAAIRSALMTTASPIDNTGKPLLDTTKEAATPFASGAGHIRPNLASDPGLVYDLEVNDYLNFLCASGYDSQVIRTFNKAPYICPPLSNSSLLEFNYPSITVPALSGNLIVTRTLTNVGPPGTFTARVGQPPGISVVVEPNVLIFKSQGQKERFSLHIKAVNTTYLAGVDQHKYGELVWSDGTHTVRSPITVEIAR, from the exons ATGTCTTCTCCAAaaatttctatcttgtttctttttctcattttattCTCCTTACGGACAACAACAGCTTCTGCGACCAAAAAG TCTTATGTGGTATATATGGGATCGCATTCTCATGGCTCAGCTCTTACTAGGGCTATTCTCCAAAGGGTATCAGATTTCCACATTAACTTCCTCGCAGCATTCTTGGGAGG CAAAGATAAAGCAAAGGAATCCATATTTTATTCATATAGAAGGCGTATTAACGGTTTTGCAGCTGATTTGGAAGAGAAATTTGTAGCTCTAATTCAAT TGCATCCTAAGGTGATTTCTGTTTTCCCAAATGAAAGGAGAGAATTACACACATTCCATTCTTGGGATTTTTTGTCTTTGGAAGACAATGGTGTAGTTACCTCAGGTTCTTTGTGGGAAAAAGCCAAGTTTGGGCAAGACATTATCATTGGAAATCTCGATACAG GTGTTTGGCCAGAAAATCCAAGTTTCAATGACGAAGGTTATGGGCCCATTCCATCAAGATGGAAGGGTGAATGTCAAAATGACGATAAGGTTCCATTTTCTTGCAATAG GAAGCTTATAGGCGCCAGGTATTTCCACAAAGGATATGATGATTTAAGGGgaaataataatacaagtaaTATTCCCAACTCTCCCCGTGATACCGAAGGGCATGGAACACACACACTGTCCACTGCGGCTGGTAATTTTGCTCCCAAAGCAAGTGTCATAGGAGTGTACAATGGCACTGCAAAAGGTGGTGCCCCTAAAGCTAGAGTTGCTGCTTATAAG GTGTGTTGGCCAGCAAAACAAGGAGGAGGGTGTTTTGACGCTGATATCCTCAAAGCATTCGATTTCGCCATAGATGATGGTGTTGATGTGATCTCTGCCTCTGTTGGTGGAAAACCACGGCCATATTTTAGAGACGCGGCGGCAATCGGGGCGTTTCACGCCATGAAAGAAGGTATCGTAGTGGTGACTTCTGCAGGAAACTCAGGACCTATGCTTTCAACTGTGGGCAATATTGCACCTTGGATGATAACCGTGGGAGCAAGTACCATTGATCGTGAATTTGAATCCAATGTCAAACTTCAAAATGGACTTACCATCAAG GGAACGAGCATTTCTTATCCATTGCCAGAAGAAAAATTCTATCCACTTATTAATGGGGAGCAAGCTAAAACTGCAAATGCAACGGTTGGAGATGC TAAGCTTTGTAAGCAAGCAACATTGGATGCTAGTAAGGTGAAAGGGAGGATTTTGGTTTGTTTAAGGGGAAATAACACGAGAGTAGATAAAGGGCACCAAGCTGTAATGGGAGGTGCTGTTGGAATGATACTTTGCAATGACCAAACGAGTGGAAATGACATTATTGCAGACGTTCATCTCCTCCCAGCTTCCCATATTACTTACAACGACGGTCTTGCCGTTTTTGCCTACATCAATTCTACCAA CAATGCTATGGGCTCAATAACCGCACCAAAGGCAACATTAGGTATAAAACCTGCTCCAACTATGGCTTCTTTTTCATCCAGAGGTCCTAATTTGATTACACCTGCAATCCTCAAG CCTGATATCACTGCACCTGGAGTGAATATTATAGCTGCCTACACCGAAGGAAATAACCCCTCAAATGAAGTATTTGACAATCGTAGAACAGCTTACAATGTAATGTCTGGAACATCAATGTCGTGTCCTCATGTCTCTGGGATTGTAGGACTTCTTAAAGCTATTCACCCTGATTGGAGTCCTGCTGCCATTCGATCTGCTCTCATGACTACTG caAGCCCAATAGATAATACAGGAAAACCGTTGCTTGATACCACCAAGGAAGCAGCAACACCATTTGCATCTGGAGCTGGGCATATAAGACCAAATCTTGCTTCTGATCCTGGACTAGTATATGACTTAGAAGTGAATGATTATTTAAACTTTCTATGTGCATCTGGCTATGATAGTCAAGTTATTCGCACCTTCAACAAGGCTCCTTATATATGTCCACCACTTAGTAATTCAAGTCTTTTGGAATTCAATTATCCTTCAATAACTGTTCCAGCTCTTTCTGGCAACTTAATTGTGACTCGTACACTGACAAATGTCGGTCCGCCGGGTACTTTCACGGCTCGAGTTGGCCAGCCTCCTGGAATCTCAGTAGTTGTGGAACCAAATGTGTTGATATTCAAGAGCCAAGGTCAGAAGGAGAGGTTTAGTTTGCATATTAAAGCTGTGAATACTACTTATCTTGCTGGAGTGGATCAACACAAATATGGAGAGTTGGTATGGTCAGATGGTACTCATACTGTCAGAAGCCCGATTACTGTGGAAATTGCACGTTGA
- the LOC107801754 gene encoding DNA-directed RNA polymerases II, IV and V subunit 8B isoform X2 has translation MVETLFEDMFTVTQKDPDGKKFDRVNRIEARSEQFDMYMLLDVNTEIYPMRVKEKFMMVLASTLNLDGTPDTDYFIQGNKKSLADKFEYVMHGKLYRISEEGSGKHVKANRASDSMSTI, from the exons ATGGTTGAAACATTGTTCGAAGATATGTTTACAGTCACTCAAAAAGATCCGGACGGTAAAAAGTTCGATAGAG TTAATCGCATTGAAGCACGAAGTGAGCAGTTTGATATGTACATGCTGTTGGATGTGAACACTGAGATATATCCTATGCGTGTGAAAGAGAAATTTATGATGGTTTTAGCATCTACTTTGAACTTGGACGGGACACCAGATACTGATTATTTCATTCAG GGTAACAAGAAATCACTTGCTGACAAGTTTGAATATGTCATGCATGGGAAGCTATATAGGATCTCAGAGGAAGGTTCAGGAAAGCATGTTAAAGC TAATCGGGCTTCTGACAGTATGAGTACCATCTGA
- the LOC107801754 gene encoding DNA-directed RNA polymerases II, IV and V subunit 8B isoform X3 translates to MVETLFEDMFTVTQKDPDGKKFDRVNRIEARSEQFDMYMLLDVNTEIYPMRVKEKFMMVLASTLNLDGTPDTDYFIQGNKKSLADKFEYVMHGKLYRISEEGSGKHVKAERAFVS, encoded by the exons ATGGTTGAAACATTGTTCGAAGATATGTTTACAGTCACTCAAAAAGATCCGGACGGTAAAAAGTTCGATAGAG TTAATCGCATTGAAGCACGAAGTGAGCAGTTTGATATGTACATGCTGTTGGATGTGAACACTGAGATATATCCTATGCGTGTGAAAGAGAAATTTATGATGGTTTTAGCATCTACTTTGAACTTGGACGGGACACCAGATACTGATTATTTCATTCAG GGTAACAAGAAATCACTTGCTGACAAGTTTGAATATGTCATGCATGGGAAGCTATATAGGATCTCAGAGGAAGGTTCAGGAAAGCATGTTAAAGC GGAAAGAGCATTTGTTAGCTAA
- the LOC107801754 gene encoding DNA-directed RNA polymerases II, IV and V subunit 8B isoform X1, whose amino-acid sequence MVETLFEDMFTVTQKDPDGKKFDRVNRIEARSEQFDMYMLLDVNTEIYPMRVKEKFMMVLASTLNLDGTPDTDYFIQGNKKSLADKFEYVMHGKLYRISEEGSGKHVKAYVWITFLIFNSIP is encoded by the exons ATGGTTGAAACATTGTTCGAAGATATGTTTACAGTCACTCAAAAAGATCCGGACGGTAAAAAGTTCGATAGAG TTAATCGCATTGAAGCACGAAGTGAGCAGTTTGATATGTACATGCTGTTGGATGTGAACACTGAGATATATCCTATGCGTGTGAAAGAGAAATTTATGATGGTTTTAGCATCTACTTTGAACTTGGACGGGACACCAGATACTGATTATTTCATTCAG GGTAACAAGAAATCACTTGCTGACAAGTTTGAATATGTCATGCATGGGAAGCTATATAGGATCTCAGAGGAAGGTTCAGGAAAGCATGTTAAAGCGTATGTTTGGATAACTTTTCTCATATTCAATTCAATTCCATGA